A window of the Brumimicrobium sp. genome harbors these coding sequences:
- a CDS encoding VTT domain-containing protein, with translation MEVIIETFQHILDPDWIMRNGGLYLVLLILFIETGIIVGFFLPGDPLLFISGMVIASANEVHYPFESSLFNLPFWMIMFMTSTILGNFFGYWFGNKFSHIINRDKDTWFLKRKHIATAKEFYDKRGGFAIAIARFLPIVRTFAPIIAGTVKMEYRKFAYYNIIGGILWVGSLMTIGSHSSESF, from the coding sequence ATGGAAGTCATTATTGAAACATTTCAACATATCTTAGATCCAGATTGGATAATGAGAAATGGCGGACTTTATTTAGTTCTTTTAATTTTATTTATTGAGACAGGTATAATCGTTGGGTTTTTCTTACCTGGAGACCCTTTGCTTTTTATTTCAGGAATGGTGATTGCCTCGGCAAATGAAGTACACTATCCGTTTGAAAGTAGTCTATTCAATCTGCCTTTTTGGATGATTATGTTTATGACTTCAACCATTTTAGGCAATTTCTTTGGGTATTGGTTTGGAAATAAATTTTCACATATTATAAATAGGGATAAAGATACATGGTTTTTAAAAAGAAAACATATTGCAACAGCAAAGGAGTTCTACGATAAAAGAGGTGGTTTTGCTATTGCCATTGCTCGATTTTTACCTATTGTAAGAACCTTTGCACCTATTATTGCAGGAACAGTAAAGATGGAATATAGGAAATTTGCCTACTACAATATTATTGGGGGTATTTTATGGGTTGGAAGTTTAATGACAATAGGATCACATTCATCCGAAAGTTTTTAA
- a CDS encoding ionic transporter y4hA has product MKKIRKLYQWTTSIPLIASGLYYSGLLDDNIFYQSIAGILLILCVMSAVHHSEIVAHRVGEPFGTIILAVSITIIEVAIIISLMTTGGSEYASFARDTVYAAVMLILNGIVGLSLFIGSRKFHTQTFSFHSVKIALVALVSIVAFTMILPTFTNSHAGPFYTRSQLIFEIFACLTIYVAFISAQTNQHREYFIPEITDDEPNKKHSKMDDVSNWSLVISLVFLLISLIIVVLLAKSLSHPIEDLLVSYGLPKSLVGIIIAMVILLPEGIAAVSAARNNRLQTSLNLALGSALASIGLTIPAVSVASYIYDFPIVLGLEILPIILLVISIFTVMLSLIGGRSNFVYGVVLLVNLVAYIFLTINP; this is encoded by the coding sequence ATGAAAAAAATCAGAAAACTCTATCAATGGACTACATCAATTCCTCTTATAGCCAGCGGGTTATATTATTCAGGGTTATTAGATGACAATATCTTTTATCAATCCATTGCTGGTATTCTTCTGATTTTGTGTGTGATGAGTGCAGTTCATCATTCCGAAATTGTGGCTCATCGGGTTGGAGAACCTTTCGGAACGATTATCTTGGCTGTTTCTATCACCATCATTGAAGTGGCAATTATCATTTCTTTAATGACTACGGGCGGTTCTGAGTATGCCTCCTTTGCCAGAGATACGGTATATGCCGCAGTGATGTTAATTCTCAATGGAATCGTCGGACTCTCTTTATTCATCGGTAGCCGAAAATTTCATACCCAAACGTTTTCTTTTCATTCGGTCAAAATTGCATTGGTTGCATTAGTGTCTATCGTTGCTTTTACAATGATTTTACCTACGTTTACCAATAGCCATGCTGGTCCTTTTTACACCCGTTCACAATTGATATTTGAAATTTTTGCGTGTTTAACAATTTATGTCGCTTTTATTTCCGCTCAAACCAATCAACATCGCGAATATTTTATTCCTGAAATAACTGATGATGAGCCAAATAAAAAACACTCGAAAATGGATGATGTTTCCAATTGGTCGTTAGTTATCAGTTTAGTGTTTTTGTTAATTAGTCTGATTATTGTTGTGTTATTGGCAAAATCACTTTCTCATCCGATTGAAGATTTATTGGTGAGTTATGGTCTTCCGAAAAGTTTAGTGGGAATCATCATTGCAATGGTTATTCTATTGCCTGAAGGAATTGCCGCTGTAAGTGCTGCGAGAAACAACCGCTTACAAACGAGCTTAAATTTAGCTCTTGGTTCTGCTTTAGCTAGCATTGGATTAACAATCCCTGCAGTGTCTGTAGCAAGTTATATCTATGACTTTCCAATTGTGCTAGGGCTTGAGATTCTCCCAATCATTTTATTGGTCATTTCCATTTTTACAGTAATGCTTTCATTAATTGGTGGGCGGAGTAATTTTGTATATGGAGTAGTTCTATTAGTGAATCTCGTAGCCTATATTTTCTTAACTATTAACCCTTAA
- a CDS encoding phosphoribosylaminoimidazolesuccinocarboxamide synthase, with amino-acid sequence MTKGKMLYEGKAKQVFETEKPNEVIVRFKDDATAFNAQKRGTVQLKGEMNNAITSHIFDYLGKKGIETHFIQKLNEREQLVKKVHIFPLEMVVRNYSAGSMAQRLGVEEGIKSPVTIFDICYKKDELGDPLINDYHAIFLGIATREELDVIYTLAAKINTLLIELFDKMNLRLVDFKIELGRTSDGKIVLADEISPDTCRLWDKDTLKKLDKDRFRRDLGEVTEAYVEIHERLLKAIG; translated from the coding sequence ATGACAAAAGGTAAAATGCTCTATGAAGGGAAAGCAAAACAGGTTTTTGAAACTGAAAAACCGAATGAAGTAATTGTTCGCTTCAAAGACGACGCAACTGCATTTAATGCACAGAAACGCGGAACAGTTCAACTCAAAGGAGAGATGAATAATGCTATTACTTCTCATATTTTTGATTATTTGGGTAAAAAAGGAATTGAAACACATTTTATACAGAAGTTAAATGAAAGAGAACAATTAGTTAAAAAAGTCCACATCTTTCCATTAGAAATGGTTGTTCGAAATTATTCTGCTGGAAGTATGGCGCAACGCTTAGGTGTTGAAGAAGGTATCAAATCCCCAGTAACTATTTTTGATATTTGCTATAAAAAAGATGAACTAGGTGATCCACTTATAAATGATTATCATGCTATCTTTTTAGGAATTGCTACTCGTGAAGAACTGGATGTTATCTATACATTAGCCGCTAAAATTAATACACTACTTATCGAATTGTTTGATAAAATGAATCTTCGTTTAGTTGATTTCAAAATTGAGCTAGGAAGAACAAGCGATGGTAAAATTGTGTTGGCAGACGAAATATCTCCTGATACCTGTCGATTATGGGATAAAGACACCCTGAAAAAATTAGATAAAGATAGATTTAGAAGAGATTTGGGCGAAGTTACTGAAGCTTATGTGGAAATTCATGAACGTCTATTAAAAGCAATTGGCTAA
- a CDS encoding IS4 family transposase, with translation MGLFRRCKNNNKPLIRQIIDFVPRWMLEACSKQFQGDKGCSKYKTYDQFVAMTFGQLNKCLTLSDISTGLGVNETYIKDLGLLQSPARSTMSDGNKKRNWKIYETLYFRLLKHYERILATKHQSKIIEEIKDQKIKLIDSTTISLCLSMFDWAKFRTAKGGIKIHTCWDDYLMIPDMINITEAKMHDRYGLSQLIFPKNTIIVEDRGYFDFQLMLNRIQAENVFVTRIKNNTVYETIQEIELPEVDDQDILKDEIIKLSGQKSKDCGIDQHYLRLVHVYKPDENKVIEIITNQLEWKARTIADLYKKRWDIELFFKAIKQNLQLKTFIGTSENAVKSQIYIALISYLILELIRRTTKKKVQSFSNFVEKIRICLPFYLSLNYVCDSISEGAKKIKRDKPPKIFDQYDLFSQ, from the coding sequence ATGGGACTTTTCAGACGATGCAAAAATAATAACAAACCTTTAATTCGCCAAATAATAGATTTCGTACCTCGTTGGATGTTGGAGGCTTGCTCCAAACAGTTTCAAGGTGACAAAGGCTGTAGTAAATATAAAACTTACGACCAGTTTGTGGCAATGACTTTCGGACAGCTGAATAAATGTTTAACATTAAGCGATATTTCTACTGGTTTAGGTGTGAATGAGACGTATATTAAGGACTTAGGCTTATTACAAAGTCCTGCACGTTCAACAATGAGCGACGGTAATAAAAAGCGGAATTGGAAAATCTATGAAACGCTATATTTTAGACTCTTAAAACACTATGAACGCATTTTAGCAACTAAACATCAAAGCAAAATCATTGAGGAAATTAAAGACCAAAAAATTAAACTCATTGATAGCACCACAATTAGCCTCTGTTTATCGATGTTTGATTGGGCAAAATTTCGGACAGCTAAAGGAGGAATTAAAATCCACACTTGTTGGGATGATTATTTAATGATTCCTGATATGATAAATATAACTGAAGCCAAAATGCATGATCGCTATGGTTTATCTCAACTTATTTTTCCAAAAAACACCATAATCGTTGAGGACAGAGGCTATTTTGATTTTCAATTAATGTTAAATCGAATACAAGCAGAAAATGTTTTTGTTACAAGAATAAAAAACAACACTGTTTATGAAACCATTCAAGAAATAGAATTACCCGAAGTCGATGATCAAGATATCTTAAAAGATGAAATTATCAAACTTTCTGGTCAGAAATCGAAAGATTGTGGTATCGACCAGCATTATTTGAGATTAGTACATGTTTACAAACCAGATGAAAACAAAGTAATTGAAATTATAACAAATCAATTAGAATGGAAAGCTAGGACAATCGCTGATTTGTATAAGAAACGATGGGATATTGAACTCTTTTTCAAAGCAATTAAACAAAATCTACAATTAAAGACATTTATTGGAACGAGTGAAAATGCTGTAAAATCACAAATTTACATTGCTCTAATTTCATATCTTATACTTGAATTGATTCGTAGAACCACAAAAAAGAAAGTACAGTCATTCTCTAATTTTGTCGAAAAAATCAGAATTTGTTTACCTTTTTATCTCTCCTTGAATTATGTGTGTGACTCAATTTCTGAAGGCGCTAAGAAAATTAAAAGAGATAAACCTCCTAAAATATTTGATCAATATGACTTATTTTCTCAATAA
- a CDS encoding DEAD/DEAH box helicase, whose amino-acid sequence MNKHSVNKVLIDENFDALIKINETNFSVRDFMLEISQIPSNKTLDYQPSTASLHTLFHLALHLVSNGAIVPQIVIKPSKQYGIRWLPAFISKDVRALTEKMTEILPPDIFWWQTPKTEKIIEKDTTTNLLSVFITELMDLLSGEETQDVFNNLFFKNQEYAFDAPGEGASAGGIQTWLQKYYLTQGKIRPQLVVSEGINDSFLLEINVTGLDETSEEYIPLREILSLKKYENQKLEVLQTMATLNDFIPGLEAYINSNGADFMEMNTETFTPFLLLMIPVIRLLDMDILLPKSLQQILKPKPSVKLKAKSGKSFLSIDKMLEFDWQVAIGDTVMSEDEFRKLLKKSDGLIKYKSQYIYVGQDELAKLHKHFSSTNELSAFEMLRVALSGEYEGAKVALDKEVTQLMKELTEVKEIPLPKINATLRPYQKRGYSWMYRNAKIGFGSVLADDMGLGKTLQVITTLLKYKEDGMLDEKKALVIAPTGLLTNWQAEIEKFAPSLSVCLFHGTNRKVADEYDILLTSYGVARSDATNLKKMPWHSVIIDEAQNIKNHDTAQSKAIKSIKADNFIAMSGTPVENRLSELWSIMDYSNRGFLGNAKTFKDDFGTPIETYNDIEVAEKLKKVTAPFMMRRLKSDKSIISDLPDKIEMDVFGTLAKEQASLYEKTLEEALMAIDAIDATNSKELFHRQGLVLQMILALKQICNHPTQFLKNNKLDASLSGKMDLLFDKLDAILESGEKVLIFTQFKEMGNLLQHFIAERYNETPMFYHGGCNVKQRNEMVHNFQNNPADKIFILSLKAAGTGLNLTAANHVIHYDLWWNPAVEAQATDRAYRIGQKSNVMVHRFITKNTFEERINEMIQSKKALAEMTVSTGENWIGNLSNKELKELFEMG is encoded by the coding sequence GTGAATAAACACAGTGTAAATAAAGTTTTGATTGACGAAAATTTTGATGCTTTAATCAAGATTAATGAAACTAATTTCTCTGTTCGGGATTTTATGTTGGAAATCAGTCAAATTCCATCTAATAAAACCTTGGATTATCAACCGTCCACGGCATCTTTGCATACGTTATTTCATTTGGCTCTTCATCTGGTTTCCAACGGTGCAATTGTTCCTCAAATTGTGATAAAACCAAGTAAACAATACGGGATTCGTTGGTTGCCTGCGTTTATCAGTAAAGATGTAAGAGCATTAACGGAGAAAATGACTGAAATTTTACCACCAGATATTTTTTGGTGGCAAACTCCGAAAACTGAAAAAATCATTGAGAAAGATACAACCACTAACTTATTGTCGGTTTTCATTACCGAATTGATGGATTTGTTGTCAGGAGAAGAAACGCAGGATGTTTTTAATAATTTATTTTTCAAAAATCAAGAATATGCATTTGATGCCCCAGGGGAAGGAGCGTCGGCTGGAGGAATTCAAACATGGTTGCAGAAATACTATCTGACGCAAGGAAAAATAAGACCTCAATTAGTAGTTTCAGAAGGCATTAACGACAGTTTTTTATTGGAAATTAACGTAACTGGATTAGATGAAACGTCAGAAGAATATATTCCGTTACGGGAAATTCTTTCATTAAAAAAATATGAAAACCAAAAGTTGGAGGTGCTACAAACCATGGCTACACTCAATGATTTTATTCCAGGTTTGGAAGCGTATATCAATAGCAATGGAGCCGACTTCATGGAAATGAATACCGAAACCTTTACGCCGTTTTTACTTCTTATGATTCCAGTAATTCGTTTGCTGGACATGGATATTTTATTACCCAAATCTTTGCAACAAATTTTAAAACCAAAGCCGAGTGTAAAATTAAAAGCAAAATCAGGGAAATCATTCTTGAGTATTGATAAAATGCTTGAATTTGATTGGCAAGTTGCCATTGGCGATACCGTGATGAGTGAAGATGAATTTAGAAAATTACTCAAAAAATCAGACGGACTGATAAAATATAAGTCGCAGTATATTTATGTTGGGCAAGACGAATTGGCAAAACTTCATAAACATTTTTCTTCCACGAATGAACTTTCTGCTTTTGAGATGCTACGAGTTGCGCTAAGTGGCGAATATGAAGGCGCAAAAGTGGCTTTGGACAAGGAAGTAACCCAATTGATGAAAGAATTGACAGAAGTAAAAGAAATTCCTTTGCCAAAAATCAATGCGACACTTCGTCCGTACCAAAAACGAGGTTATTCCTGGATGTATCGAAATGCCAAAATTGGGTTCGGTTCGGTACTTGCCGATGACATGGGATTGGGAAAAACTTTACAAGTTATCACCACCTTACTGAAATACAAAGAAGATGGAATGCTCGATGAGAAAAAAGCATTGGTGATTGCCCCTACAGGATTGCTAACCAATTGGCAAGCCGAGATTGAAAAATTCGCTCCATCACTTTCTGTGTGTTTATTTCACGGAACAAATAGAAAAGTAGCGGATGAATATGATATTTTACTTACTTCCTACGGAGTTGCTCGTTCAGATGCTACGAATTTAAAGAAAATGCCTTGGCATTCTGTAATTATCGACGAAGCCCAAAACATTAAAAATCATGATACGGCACAATCAAAAGCTATTAAAAGTATCAAAGCCGATAATTTTATTGCGATGAGTGGAACGCCTGTCGAAAATAGATTAAGTGAATTGTGGAGCATCATGGATTACAGCAACCGAGGGTTTTTGGGCAATGCAAAAACGTTTAAGGATGATTTCGGAACGCCGATAGAAACCTACAATGATATTGAAGTTGCTGAAAAATTGAAGAAAGTAACGGCTCCATTTATGATGCGGCGTTTGAAATCCGATAAATCCATTATTAGCGATTTACCAGACAAAATAGAAATGGATGTTTTCGGAACTTTGGCAAAAGAACAAGCCAGCCTCTACGAAAAAACTTTGGAAGAAGCTTTAATGGCCATCGATGCGATTGATGCTACAAATAGCAAGGAATTATTTCACCGACAAGGTTTAGTTTTACAAATGATTTTGGCATTGAAACAGATTTGTAATCACCCTACGCAATTCTTGAAAAACAACAAATTAGACGCTTCGTTAAGTGGAAAAATGGATTTGCTTTTCGATAAATTAGATGCCATTCTTGAAAGCGGTGAAAAAGTATTGATTTTTACACAATTCAAGGAAATGGGCAATTTATTACAGCATTTTATTGCCGAGCGTTATAACGAAACACCTATGTTCTACCATGGTGGTTGCAATGTGAAGCAACGCAATGAAATGGTGCATAATTTCCAAAACAATCCAGCAGATAAAATCTTCATTCTTTCCTTAAAAGCCGCAGGAACGGGATTAAACCTAACCGCAGCCAATCATGTTATCCATTACGATTTATGGTGGAATCCCGCAGTAGAAGCCCAAGCCACCGACAGAGCTTACCGTATCGGACAAAAAAGCAATGTGATGGTGCATCGTTTCATTACCAAAAATACTTTTGAGGAACGCATTAACGAGATGATTCAATCCAAAAAAGCACTCGCAGAAATGACGGTTTCGACAGGAGAAAATTGGATTGGTAATTTAAGTAATAAGGAGTTGAAGGAGTTGTTTGAGATGGGGTAA
- a CDS encoding cellulase family glycosylhydrolase has protein sequence MREYPRYILFITILSFSFLIVAQHSTMYVSGKILYDICGTPILLRGVNYAPFDWGANVNNDNLKEIEKTGANCVRLVWYVNSNKPEYTVANLDTIIARCARNKMIPILELHDQTCSDDEKALMELARYLTRNDVAEVLQKHKEYIIVNIANEALKRKWTGFPGKAVQRYINVYSQIIRDLRANNFEFPLMIDAPDCGQDITIFDKAASSLMEADTRKNLIFSAHAYWYYYAGNNLTRMEKLITNTLYIDYPIVIGEFANYQDDSKNCQYKLDYSFLLQLCEQYDIPWLAWSWDNDNCELRRMSTDGTFESLSEYGNDIVNNPVYGLKSGTFRSPFLLHKKQCISVEDVELIEEELIVEFKSYPSSDEVIVFSNCDIIGSRIVIYDISGRLLKEINLEEQQSFSSKDLKNGVYLIEVNKMMFLYKK, from the coding sequence ATGCGAGAATACCCTAGATACATCTTATTTATAACTATTCTTAGTTTTTCATTTCTTATAGTAGCCCAACATTCCACCATGTATGTCTCAGGTAAAATCCTTTATGATATTTGTGGAACACCTATACTCCTAAGAGGAGTTAACTATGCACCATTCGATTGGGGAGCTAATGTAAACAACGATAATTTAAAAGAAATTGAGAAAACGGGTGCCAACTGTGTACGTTTAGTGTGGTATGTCAACAGTAATAAACCGGAATATACAGTTGCTAATTTAGATACAATCATAGCTCGTTGTGCTCGGAATAAAATGATTCCCATACTGGAATTGCATGATCAGACCTGCTCAGATGATGAAAAAGCATTGATGGAATTAGCTCGTTATCTTACACGAAACGATGTAGCAGAAGTACTTCAAAAGCATAAAGAATATATAATTGTGAACATTGCAAATGAAGCACTCAAAAGGAAATGGACAGGATTTCCGGGGAAGGCAGTTCAACGATATATTAATGTATATAGCCAGATTATTCGAGATTTACGAGCGAATAATTTTGAGTTTCCACTTATGATCGATGCGCCAGATTGCGGTCAGGATATTACCATTTTTGATAAAGCAGCTTCTTCATTGATGGAAGCAGATACAAGAAAAAATCTAATTTTTAGTGCACATGCATATTGGTATTATTACGCAGGCAACAATCTTACACGCATGGAGAAATTGATTACAAATACCTTATATATAGATTATCCGATTGTTATAGGTGAATTTGCTAATTATCAAGATGATTCAAAAAACTGTCAATACAAATTAGATTATTCCTTTTTACTTCAATTATGCGAACAATATGATATTCCTTGGTTGGCTTGGAGTTGGGATAATGATAATTGTGAACTCCGAAGAATGAGTACAGATGGAACATTTGAATCTTTATCTGAGTATGGAAATGATATCGTAAATAATCCCGTATATGGATTAAAATCAGGTACATTCAGATCGCCTTTTCTATTGCATAAAAAACAATGTATATCAGTAGAGGATGTTGAATTAATAGAAGAAGAATTAATTGTAGAATTCAAATCTTATCCATCTTCCGATGAAGTCATTGTATTTTCTAATTGTGATATCATAGGTAGTAGAATTGTTATCTATGATATTTCGGGTAGATTATTAAAAGAAATAAACTTAGAAGAACAGCAATCGTTTTCTTCCAAAGACTTGAAAAATGGAGTTTATCTAATCGAGGTTAATAAGATGATGTTCTTATATAAGAAATAA
- a CDS encoding SWIM zinc finger family protein produces the protein MAKKFGKTWWGEKWLLALNNIDYSNRLPRGATYARKGAVQQIKITENRISAKVAGSRRTPYKVDIILPPFFEPELGKFMDAIAKKPFIISKLLNRELDPSLLEMAEKEGLKVFPQQWTDFKMQCSCPDWAVPCKHLASVVYKLSEEIDNNPFLVFELHLLDLIDELKKRGLNINSEVVEIPVLTDFFFEKGKTKSKKKFEFDNQNAYQKLSFAALSPIHESLFLLLTENPVFMIVMPTLKKNMPSKFNELSKMDSVFLVGKSAFLMH, from the coding sequence ATGGCAAAAAAATTCGGAAAAACCTGGTGGGGAGAAAAATGGTTGTTGGCATTAAATAACATCGATTACAGTAATCGACTTCCACGAGGGGCAACTTATGCAAGGAAAGGCGCAGTACAGCAAATAAAAATTACTGAAAATAGAATTTCAGCCAAAGTTGCTGGAAGTAGAAGAACACCTTATAAAGTTGATATTATTCTACCGCCTTTTTTTGAACCTGAATTAGGGAAATTTATGGATGCTATTGCCAAAAAGCCATTCATTATTTCCAAATTATTGAATCGAGAATTGGACCCATCTTTATTGGAAATGGCCGAGAAAGAAGGCTTGAAGGTTTTTCCACAGCAATGGACGGATTTCAAGATGCAATGCAGTTGTCCAGATTGGGCGGTGCCGTGTAAACATTTGGCTTCGGTAGTTTATAAACTAAGCGAAGAAATAGACAACAATCCGTTTCTTGTTTTTGAACTCCATTTGCTCGATTTAATTGACGAATTGAAGAAAAGAGGATTGAACATCAATTCAGAAGTAGTAGAAATTCCAGTTTTGACCGATTTTTTCTTTGAGAAAGGAAAAACAAAATCGAAGAAGAAATTCGAATTTGATAATCAGAACGCTTATCAAAAACTTTCTTTTGCTGCACTTTCACCCATTCATGAATCGCTGTTTTTGCTTTTAACAGAAAATCCTGTTTTTATGATAGTAATGCCGACTTTAAAGAAAAATATGCCAAGCAAATTCAACGAATTGTCAAAAATGGACAGCGTATTCTTAGTGGGAAAGTCAGCTTTTCTAATGCATTAA
- the purF gene encoding amidophosphoribosyltransferase has product MKKKQFTSKNAYLDAFTHSPYQRNSLKKEEPFDSISEECGIFGIYSTHPIDTFSLSQFGLFALQHRGQEACGISVLKDETIVNFKDEGLVLDVFKMIPNPEDYMGNAAIGHTRYTTAGDKKKYNFQPFFAKNEYDQIIVSIAHNGNLTNADGLRKELEDEGVVFKATSDSEVILRLIQKNLELGLEEAIKITMSKIKGAYSVVGITQDTMFAFRDAFGIRPMVLGTIDKETYVIASESVALDAVGAQYVRDVLPGEIIFTNKTTNGTHSVMIDGKKSKRICSFEYIYFARPDSVIENINVYEVREKSGEKIWTQNPVDADIVIGVPDSGVPGAIGFSKASGIPFYPILIKNRYVGRSFIVPSQEMRERVVNLKLNPIASAIKGKRIVVIDDSIVRGTTSKRLVSILKQAGAKEIHFRSVSPPVIAPCHLGIDTPTKDDLISANMSIEQLQKYLNVDSLDFLSIDNLKAILGSSDYCFGCFTGKYPVDKE; this is encoded by the coding sequence ATGAAAAAGAAACAATTTACTTCAAAAAATGCATATCTTGATGCATTTACACATTCTCCATATCAAAGGAATTCTTTAAAAAAAGAAGAGCCTTTTGACTCAATTTCAGAAGAGTGTGGAATTTTTGGGATTTATTCAACACATCCAATTGATACGTTCTCCCTCTCTCAATTTGGACTTTTTGCACTGCAACACCGTGGACAAGAAGCGTGTGGAATATCTGTTTTAAAGGATGAAACAATAGTTAATTTCAAGGACGAAGGATTGGTTCTCGATGTATTTAAAATGATCCCTAATCCAGAGGATTATATGGGAAATGCCGCAATAGGACATACCAGATATACAACAGCAGGAGATAAAAAGAAATATAATTTCCAACCTTTTTTTGCGAAAAACGAATACGACCAGATTATTGTTTCTATTGCGCATAATGGTAATCTTACTAATGCAGATGGATTGCGCAAAGAATTGGAAGACGAAGGCGTGGTGTTTAAAGCCACTTCCGATTCAGAAGTCATTTTGCGGTTGATTCAAAAGAATCTAGAACTCGGTTTGGAAGAAGCCATTAAAATAACCATGAGCAAAATCAAAGGAGCTTATTCGGTAGTTGGTATTACCCAAGATACGATGTTTGCTTTTCGAGATGCGTTTGGCATTCGTCCTATGGTGTTAGGTACTATTGACAAAGAAACCTATGTCATTGCTTCTGAATCAGTCGCGTTGGATGCTGTAGGCGCGCAATACGTTCGAGACGTTCTGCCAGGGGAAATAATTTTTACCAATAAAACAACGAATGGCACACATAGCGTCATGATTGATGGAAAGAAATCAAAGCGTATATGTTCGTTTGAATATATCTATTTCGCACGCCCCGACTCGGTTATTGAAAACATCAATGTGTATGAGGTACGGGAAAAGTCAGGAGAAAAAATCTGGACACAAAACCCAGTAGATGCAGATATTGTCATTGGAGTACCTGATTCTGGTGTGCCGGGAGCGATTGGTTTTTCCAAAGCTTCAGGTATTCCTTTTTATCCAATTTTAATTAAGAATAGGTATGTTGGTCGGAGTTTCATTGTACCTTCACAGGAAATGAGAGAGCGGGTGGTTAATCTAAAACTCAACCCCATTGCTTCGGCTATCAAAGGTAAACGAATTGTAGTTATCGATGATTCTATTGTTAGAGGAACAACTTCCAAGCGTTTAGTAAGTATTTTAAAACAAGCTGGAGCCAAAGAAATTCATTTTAGAAGTGTTTCTCCTCCTGTCATTGCTCCGTGTCATCTAGGAATTGATACTCCTACAAAAGATGATTTAATCTCCGCTAATATGAGTATCGAACAGTTGCAAAAATACCTCAATGTAGATTCGCTTGATTTCCTGAGCATTGACAATCTAAAAGCAATCTTAGGTAGTTCCGATTATTGTTTTGGTTGTTTTACGGGAAAATATCCGGTAGATAAGGAGTAA